AAGCAGCGAGGCTGCATGTGTGACAACaaagagtgtgtgtgtgtactTGGCAAACTAATCTCATAACGAACTGTTCACATCAAGCGTATTAAACTAAGACAAGTTGCGTATACGGCCACATGGTTCATGTCTTGGAgacggctctctctctctctctctctgggcaTAACTTCCTGCCGCCTTCCTCAGTTGCTTTCTCTCTCTACCAGTCTACCTCCCAAGCAAAAACTTGACTCTACATTAACAAAATCCCAAGGCCTTTTAAAGGAGGAAGCAAAGACATTTGGAAGTGGAGGGAGAGCAAGAACATAGCAAGGGAAGAGGGGCGAGATGGAGGTGGTGGTGCCTGTCATGGCGCCAAGCGCACCGTGCAGCCCAAGAAccgcggccatggccggcggcgaccaccTCCCGGGCTACTGCTACTTCTTCTCCAGCGCACCGACGAGCCCGTCCAGGGCGAGCTACGCCGGGGACGCCTCGCCGGGCGTCAGCGGCGACGAGGCCACGTTTGACTTCACGCTCGGCTTCAGCGGCCAGCTGCAGGAGGCCACGCCGAtcctcgccgacgccgacgagctcttcGAGGGCGGCAGGATCCGGCCGCTGAACATGCCGCACCCGAGCATTCTGTTGATCGACGACACCTCCTCCACTTCCTACTCCTCCACCGGCCCTCGGTCCCCTAGGAGAGCCGGGGCGCACGGCGGGGATCAAGCGGAGGCGTTGGGGAGGGGCAGGCCGGGAAGGCCCACCGCCGCGCCTGCCTCCGCCGCTTCGTCGCGCAGCAGGAGAGCCACGCGGTCTCTCTCCCCgttcaggggcggcggcggcatcgaggACGACGAGTACCCTTCCTCCCTGCCGTCCCCCCGAACCTCCATGATGCGGGGCTGCGGCAGCGGGAGCAAGAAGTGGAGGCTCAAGGACTTGTTCCTCTTCCGGAGCGCGTCGGAGGGccgcgccaccggcggcgggagcaaggaCCCGCTCTTCAAGTACACCATGCTCTCGCCCTCCACGTCGTTCTCGCACCCTCAGAAGCTCAAGAGCGGCGACGGCAGCGCGTCCATGCGGAAGGGGAGAGGGTCGACGGCGTCCGCGAGTGACATGCCGTACCCCATGAACCGGGCGTCCGCCGAGGACATGCGGCGGCGGACCACGACGCCGCTGCCGTTCCACCGGAACAGCCTCTTCGGCTACCTGCTCTCCAACCCGGCGATCCACAGCATCAGCAGGAAGCTGGGCAACCACTCCTCCAATCGCGGCAGGCCGACATGATCCCCACGCACCGGGTCGCAGTATGCATGCGCTGGCCTGGCGCCGCCGTCCTGAAACCTTGACGACGATGCAGACCTGCCTGAAATGGCCGCCGGAGAAGCGTCGCCGTTTTACttgtccatttttctttttgatcccCTCTAAAATCTCTATCAGAGAAAAGGACTTAATTCCATCAGTTGATCCCCAATGGCGGTCTAGCTAATCCCGCGTCTGCGTGCGCGCCGGATCGCGACACGTGTCCGGATTAGCCAACCAAACCCCGCCTCGGTTGGCGTATTAAATCGGGGAGACGCAGCTCATCAACATGGGAGCACTGTTACGAGATTCCATCGGAGTTGCATTTTCAGATGCCGCGAGATCGGTTTTAATTTGTGGCAAATTGCCCATGTCCCTGAGCTGAGCTGTGCTGTGCCTGCCGTACTAAAAATGCTTTTTTTCTACGCTGCAAACTGTCACAACTGTTTCATTAGGTTACTGCAGGGACGGAATAATCTGCGCTAAGATAAGCTGGGCGATCTGACATTCCCAGACTAAAAAAAGTGCCTGGATGAGAGCCACTGACGTGATCAGCAAGTGCAAATGTTTAGTATTGTTATTGTACTGCTCCTTGTATATGTGATGCAAGCAGCTGCATCACCCATTTACCCCTTCTTGGATTCTCATCTGAATTTCCTCTTGGCACGCTTCAAAAGGTTTTATTATCTCTAAATGACCAACAATTGATCACCTTTgtggaaatttttgaattttggtaCTGCAAtattttcgttgttatttagtAATTAATGTACAATCATGAAcaaattaggcttaaaagattcatctcatcatttacaatTATACCaggtaattaattattttttcaactacatttagtgctccatgcatATATCCGAAGATTTAATATGATTGGTACTGTAggaaaaattttgagaactaaaAGAGCTTCAGTAAAATTTCAAGGTTACATCATGAGTGGACATCACATCGTGCATCTTGATTCTTAACATGCGTGAGGAAGGCAGACATGCAAGCACTGATGATGCCTGCGCCTGTTACTAGTAAGAACCCTAGGTTGCCTGCCGCCAGCTGTGATTGTTCTCCAGGTCAACACCAACCAACTTTTTTACAATTGTGAGTGGTATACTGTTATCAATTGGCAACTTGTGCTAGGAACAGTCAGGAACAACGGGTCCCCCCTCAGGGCCTCCAACCATGTGCCACATAATATAAGCTAATACGGagctgtttagttcccaaaatgaaaatttttggatgtcaaattgactgtttgaccagatgtcgggatgGTTTTTCggatactaattaaaaaactaatttcagaactcacctggaaaccgtgagacgaatcttttgaggcctttgaccgcatcattagcagcatgtgggttactgtagcacttatggctaattatGTACTAAttatgctcaaaagattcgtctcgtcatgtacattcaaactgtgcaattagttttattttttaactatatttaatactacaTACATGTCTTCAAAATGGTAGCATGTTTGGATACAATTGGCATGATCTCCCCCGGATGTACATGTTCAACTCGGTACCTTGTTTGGAACTTTGGATACAGTCCATATAGAATTATTGTATCTCTTATTCTTGTACTGTTGTACATATTGTAGTAGCTTAATAATTTGCTTATTAGGTCCAATATATTAATTCTTGAACGTTTGTTTATCGGATCCTTAAACTTGCACAGGCTTCTCAACCATATATATGACATGACAACTTTTGAGGGGATGATATGTGGATTAGCCGTAACAACTATTGTACCCGCCTTGCACTAGCTAGGTTTAGTATTAAAAGAGCGAGAGACCACGGAAAGTGGTTAGAGTCTTAAGAGATTATAGAGAGTGAGGGTACAAACCCGGGTTGTTAAGCGGAATTACTCTTCCCTAGTTGGTCAGCGCCATGATAGCCCTCTACTACTAGGGCAGTTCCAAACAACTTAGACAGCCATCATTTGTAGAACCACGTGTAAGCCAAATCGTTGAATGGCACATAGCTTACCAGTTACCAAATACCACCTGATTAACCCAACTCcaacattaaaaaaaaagaacgaaAAACACTGAAACTATGATCGACAAGAAATTGACATGACTCACCCGATCATTCCCGTTCCAAAATTATTCATCCCGGCTAGCTTCAtcttgattatatatatatgcaaatcagAAGCTATGTGCCATTCCTCGCTCCTGTTTGCATTTCAAATTAAAGCTACGCATAGAAATCGGAACCAAGAGGCCGGGCGACCCACAAACATGAACAcccaaaaccaaaacccccaAATCCCTAGCCGATGCATGGATCCGTCAAGTAGGCTTTCAGGGCCAAATGTCCAATCCGGTCGGGCTAGGCTCCCACAGTTTGACGTGATCAGCTGGTGCCAAACCCTTGTTGGCCTACAGCACGATATGCTCGCACatgccctccctccctctcctaccAGTTCCATTTCCATCCAAGAGCAGCAGCTCATTCCCTGTTCCAGAGCTAGCTTTACAGCACCACCTACTGTTACTGTGCCGTGGATTCCTCCTGTTGGGTGGCGTACCGGACAGGAAAACCAAAGGAGTGGCCCCGCGACAGATTGCCTACATGGCTACTCCATGCTACTGTATCCATCTAGCTTGCTAGTAGATCTCATCAGTTATGATGGAGGTACCTTGGCAAAGTCACCACGGGGCCACAGCGCACacattgttgttggtgttgcacATGAGACGGCAAGAACACTAGGAAACGTACAGGGCAGCAGATGACTTGAGATGAGGAGCTGGGGGCGCATGCACCTTAGCGGTCGGTAGAAAGAGTGTCCTCGCATCCTGATTTTCAATGAAACCATCGCAATTTTCTTTCTAAAAAGTACTAAATAGAATACCATGCTCAACCACGGATCGAACAGTCAGCGGAAACATTGACCCTGCTCGGAGCAAGCCAACTGACACGAGTGCGTGCGGGCCAGTCAGCGGTCAGCGGCGTCCGGCTGACCGACGACTCGTCCACGGCATGCATGCCGGCCTGCTGGGGCCTCCACGGGCCCCGAGGCCACGAAGCAAGCCCGGCGAccggccggcgcgccgcggGTCGTCGTGCTTCACAAAAAAACATGCCGGAATGGGATGTGTCAGTGATGGCTCCGACTTGACGGGGTTGTACCTCTCCTCAACTGCTGTGACTGTGACGGCGAGGGAGTGCCCCGGGCCTGGCTTGGAATTTTTGTCCCGGCGAGCAGCTGGCTCGACTGGTGCGGTCGCGCCGTCGACGAATTTGGGATGGTCCCGTTTTTTTAGCGGAACTTGGGATGATCATGCATTCCACgatttgaattccaaaaaacTGGTCTCTCATCCGAAATTCCAGATAGGCTTATGTAAGAAGATCGTGGGTTGTTCAAATCAATGGTCTGTTCTGTCCAAAAGATACAGTGGAGTGTCAAAATGTCGGATACGCGACGCCATGTTTATACAATAACAGCGGCGTGTCAAATGAGTGAGAGATGCAAATGGAAATCTGAAGGGAAACCTGATGCCCGATGCCGTTCGAGGTAGATACATGGCTACGGCGCCCAGCTAAACGCCGCCGACCATTTCCCTTGTTGGTTTCTTCTTCCCTCGGCAGACGCACATGCACGGCACATGGAAATGTTAGTCGCCTTGCCATTGGGTGTTTGGATGGGGATCTCACAAAACTTTTGGGGTTTACTTAGATCAAAGTTACCCCGATCAACAAGGTAAGAGTTTCAGACCGTAAAGGCTGGTTTGGATTTCGAGTTTTTCAAACTC
This portion of the Panicum virgatum strain AP13 chromosome 2N, P.virgatum_v5, whole genome shotgun sequence genome encodes:
- the LOC120661858 gene encoding uncharacterized protein LOC120661858, with the translated sequence MEVVVPVMAPSAPCSPRTAAMAGGDHLPGYCYFFSSAPTSPSRASYAGDASPGVSGDEATFDFTLGFSGQLQEATPILADADELFEGGRIRPLNMPHPSILLIDDTSSTSYSSTGPRSPRRAGAHGGDQAEALGRGRPGRPTAAPASAASSRSRRATRSLSPFRGGGGIEDDEYPSSLPSPRTSMMRGCGSGSKKWRLKDLFLFRSASEGRATGGGSKDPLFKYTMLSPSTSFSHPQKLKSGDGSASMRKGRGSTASASDMPYPMNRASAEDMRRRTTTPLPFHRNSLFGYLLSNPAIHSISRKLGNHSSNRGRPT